One window from the genome of Faecalibacterium sp. HTF-F encodes:
- the xseA gene encoding exodeoxyribonuclease VII large subunit, with amino-acid sequence MAEVITVSALNHYVKMLLDANDRLFDIALRGEIANFVQNARSGHCYFSLRDEASSVKAVMFRADARRLAFRPEEGMRVVVRCRATLYERDGAFQLYVNDMFPDGVGAAQLALEQLKAKLEQEGLFALEHKKPLPAFPKCIGVVTSKTGAALQDIRNVLTRRWPSVQLLLCPVTVQGFEAAQQVADAIRKLDQRKEVDEIIVARGGGSREDLWVFNAEVIARAAYRCKKPLISAIGHEIDYTILDFVADRRAPTPSAAAELAVPDREEQKRILLDLQQNIRKNMQNRLDLCYNGLEQYNFVLEQGPARQSWQKKHDLLQQAKDEIRQQMQTQQNDAELQLQHAAALAGSLNPYKVLARGYAMVTAANGAILDAEGLQPEKTIYVRSVSHRAKCRVEAVEEINENTQKF; translated from the coding sequence ATGGCTGAAGTGATTACCGTTTCGGCCCTGAACCACTACGTTAAAATGCTGCTGGATGCAAACGACAGATTGTTTGACATTGCCCTGCGCGGTGAGATCGCAAACTTTGTACAGAACGCACGCAGCGGCCACTGCTATTTTTCCCTGCGGGATGAAGCCAGCAGCGTGAAGGCTGTAATGTTCCGTGCAGATGCCCGCCGTCTTGCCTTCCGCCCGGAAGAGGGGATGCGCGTTGTGGTACGCTGCCGTGCGACCCTTTATGAGCGCGACGGTGCCTTTCAGCTGTATGTGAACGATATGTTTCCGGATGGCGTTGGTGCCGCACAGCTTGCATTGGAGCAGCTCAAAGCAAAGCTGGAGCAGGAGGGTCTGTTTGCCCTGGAACATAAAAAGCCGCTGCCGGCATTCCCTAAATGCATTGGTGTTGTCACCAGCAAAACGGGAGCCGCATTGCAGGATATCCGCAATGTACTCACCCGGCGCTGGCCCTCGGTACAGCTGCTTTTGTGTCCGGTAACGGTGCAGGGCTTTGAGGCAGCACAGCAGGTCGCAGATGCGATCCGGAAGCTGGACCAGCGCAAAGAGGTGGACGAGATCATCGTGGCCCGCGGCGGCGGCAGCAGGGAAGATCTGTGGGTGTTCAATGCTGAAGTGATCGCACGGGCGGCCTACCGCTGCAAAAAACCACTGATCAGCGCGATCGGCCATGAGATCGACTATACGATCCTGGACTTTGTAGCCGACCGGAGAGCCCCTACACCTTCCGCTGCGGCAGAGCTTGCCGTGCCGGATCGGGAAGAGCAGAAACGGATATTACTGGATTTGCAGCAAAATATTCGTAAAAATATGCAAAACCGTCTCGATTTATGCTATAATGGTCTGGAACAATACAACTTTGTGTTGGAGCAGGGGCCTGCACGCCAAAGCTGGCAGAAAAAGCATGACCTGCTGCAACAGGCGAAAGATGAGATCCGACAGCAGATGCAGACGCAGCAGAATGATGCAGAGCTTCAGCTCCAGCATGCCGCAGCGCTTGCCGGGTCACTGAACCCTTATAAGGTGCTGGCCCGCGGCTATGCTATGGTCACAGCAGCAAATGGAGCCATTCTGGATGCAGAAGGTCTGCAGCCGGAAAAAACAATATATGTTCGCAGCGTTTCTCACCGGGCAAAATGCCGGGTAGAAGCGGTGGAGGAGATCAATGAGAACACCCAAAAGTTTTGA
- a CDS encoding polyprenyl synthetase family protein, translating into MDHKEQYQSYLAQAMSALEHACAHFLPEESEVCRAARYSLMGGGKRIRAVLVLSVCDMLGGNMQAAEQFAAAVEMLHCYSLIHDDLPCMDNDDLRRGRPSCHKAFDEATAMLAGDVLLTEAFEVIANAPADADVCVRAAAALSAGAGSRGMVYGQELDLKYEALAATEEQLRLIHRNKTGALINAAIQMGAAAARADDAQCRALEHYAYGLGLVFQIVDDVLDVTSTPEQLGKPIGSDSENGKTTFVTLYGAEGAMQLAQDLNNETCAELRRNFGGKAAFLEQLAQQLLVRKN; encoded by the coding sequence ATGGATCACAAAGAGCAGTATCAGAGTTACCTTGCACAGGCAATGTCCGCACTGGAACATGCCTGTGCCCACTTTCTGCCGGAAGAGTCTGAGGTGTGCCGTGCAGCACGCTACAGTCTGATGGGCGGCGGCAAGCGGATCCGCGCCGTTCTGGTGCTCAGTGTCTGTGATATGCTGGGCGGTAATATGCAGGCGGCAGAGCAGTTTGCGGCTGCAGTGGAAATGCTGCATTGCTACTCGCTCATCCATGATGATCTGCCCTGCATGGATAATGATGATCTGCGTCGTGGCAGACCTTCCTGCCATAAAGCTTTTGACGAGGCGACCGCTATGCTGGCCGGCGATGTTCTTTTGACAGAGGCATTTGAAGTGATCGCCAATGCCCCGGCAGATGCCGATGTCTGTGTACGGGCCGCAGCTGCACTGAGTGCAGGTGCGGGCAGCCGCGGTATGGTCTATGGACAGGAGCTGGATCTGAAGTACGAAGCGCTGGCCGCTACGGAAGAGCAGCTCCGGCTGATCCACCGCAACAAAACGGGCGCACTGATCAATGCGGCGATTCAGATGGGTGCTGCTGCTGCAAGGGCAGATGACGCTCAGTGCCGGGCACTGGAGCACTATGCTTACGGTCTGGGGCTGGTTTTTCAGATTGTGGACGATGTGCTGGACGTTACCAGTACTCCGGAACAGCTGGGCAAGCCCATCGGCAGCGACAGCGAGAATGGCAAGACTACTTTCGTGACCCTTTATGGCGCAGAAGGGGCTATGCAGCTTGCACAGGATCTGAACAATGAGACCTGTGCAGAGCTGCGCCGGAACTTTGGCGGCAAGGCTGCATTTCTGGAACAGCTTGCACAGCAGCTTCTTGTGCGCAAAAACTAA
- the dxs gene encoding 1-deoxy-D-xylulose-5-phosphate synthase, producing MGVLLLDSINQPADLKQLNEKQVEQLCEEIRSFLLKNISKTGGHLASNLGMVELTVALHRVLETPQDKIVFDVGHQCYTHKILTGRRGQFEQLRQLDGISGFPNPNESVHDAFIAGHGNTALSLAIGMAWAKKLHHEQGLVVAVIGDGAFTGGMVYEGMNNIEHLDNLLVILNDNKMSISKNVGALARYLTHLRTTTAYVDAKDNVRGFLDAVPLVGTPLKNTLTDCKTLLRRAMYHSTMFEDMGFQYLGPVDGHNVEELERTLRTLRGRPGPHFLHVITKKGKGYQPAEVNPGNYHGVSAFDLDGMPDPEVAPKESFSTVFGKALVTEGEKNQDLCAITAAMKYGTGLQFFAHSHPTRFFDVGMAEQHAVTFAAGLASQGMLPVVCIYSTFLQRSYDQIIHDVNLLQENVVFAIDRAGFVPGDGETHQGIYDPAFLSQINIPLYAPSNYQELTYWLQQLLSDRFHGPRAIRYPRGGQDAVLAGFGCSGQEYDYLYKNENATIVLVSYADELTDVLQAAQELKQKDIVCDVLKLVKLYPFTEKVLDELIKYQKILFAEECIANGSIGEHLEYALQQKGWNGCFIHLSVRDVRLPHASVAQIKQATGLDAASLVQTVQMAVTKGESLS from the coding sequence ATGGGAGTATTGCTGCTGGACAGCATCAATCAGCCCGCAGATTTAAAACAATTAAATGAAAAGCAGGTAGAACAGCTTTGTGAGGAGATCCGCAGCTTTCTGCTGAAAAACATCTCTAAAACCGGTGGACATCTGGCGTCGAACCTTGGCATGGTAGAGCTTACGGTGGCATTGCACCGCGTGCTGGAGACCCCGCAGGATAAGATCGTATTCGATGTGGGCCATCAATGCTACACCCATAAGATCCTTACAGGACGGCGCGGACAGTTTGAGCAGCTTCGTCAGTTGGACGGCATTTCCGGATTTCCAAACCCGAACGAAAGTGTGCATGATGCATTCATTGCCGGGCATGGCAACACAGCCCTTTCGCTTGCTATTGGCATGGCATGGGCCAAAAAGCTGCATCATGAGCAGGGGCTTGTTGTGGCAGTGATTGGTGATGGTGCCTTTACCGGCGGCATGGTCTACGAGGGCATGAACAACATCGAGCACTTGGACAACCTGCTTGTGATCCTGAACGACAATAAAATGTCGATCTCTAAGAATGTTGGTGCACTTGCCCGTTATCTGACCCATCTGCGTACGACCACCGCCTATGTGGATGCCAAGGATAATGTGCGCGGTTTTTTGGATGCCGTTCCGCTGGTGGGCACCCCGCTGAAAAATACCCTCACCGATTGTAAAACGCTCCTGCGCCGTGCGATGTACCACTCCACGATGTTCGAGGATATGGGATTCCAATATCTTGGCCCTGTGGATGGCCACAATGTGGAAGAGCTGGAACGCACACTCCGCACGCTCCGCGGTCGGCCGGGGCCGCACTTTTTGCATGTTATCACGAAAAAAGGTAAGGGCTATCAGCCCGCCGAAGTGAACCCCGGCAACTATCACGGAGTTTCTGCTTTCGATCTGGACGGGATGCCCGACCCGGAAGTGGCGCCCAAGGAGTCATTCTCAACTGTATTTGGCAAAGCACTCGTGACAGAAGGGGAGAAAAATCAGGATCTCTGTGCCATTACAGCAGCGATGAAATATGGCACCGGTCTTCAGTTTTTTGCACACAGCCATCCAACACGCTTTTTTGATGTCGGAATGGCAGAGCAGCACGCTGTCACCTTTGCAGCAGGCCTTGCAAGTCAGGGAATGCTGCCGGTAGTCTGCATTTATTCCACCTTTCTGCAGCGCTCCTATGATCAGATCATTCACGATGTCAATTTGCTGCAGGAAAATGTGGTGTTTGCGATCGACCGCGCAGGCTTTGTTCCCGGGGACGGCGAGACCCATCAGGGAATCTATGACCCGGCTTTTCTGAGCCAGATCAATATCCCGTTGTATGCACCTTCCAATTATCAGGAACTGACCTACTGGCTGCAGCAACTGCTGAGCGACCGCTTCCATGGCCCGCGTGCGATCCGTTATCCGCGCGGTGGACAGGATGCTGTGCTGGCAGGATTTGGCTGCAGCGGTCAGGAGTACGATTATCTGTATAAGAACGAGAATGCAACAATCGTTCTGGTGAGCTATGCGGATGAATTGACCGATGTTTTACAGGCTGCACAGGAACTGAAGCAAAAAGATATCGTGTGTGACGTGCTGAAGCTTGTAAAGCTATATCCCTTTACAGAAAAAGTTCTCGATGAACTGATAAAATATCAGAAAATACTGTTTGCGGAAGAATGCATTGCAAACGGAAGCATCGGTGAGCATTTGGAGTATGCTTTGCAGCAAAAAGGATGGAATGGATGTTTTATCCATCTTTCTGTGCGGGATGTGCGTCTTCCTCATGCCAGTGTGGCGCAGATCAAACAGGCAACAGGACTGGATGCTGCCAGCCTTGTACAGACGGTTCAGATGGCCGTGACGAAAGGAGAAAGTTTATCGTGA
- the xseB gene encoding exodeoxyribonuclease VII small subunit — protein MRTPKSFEEGMERLNTILVQMQSEETTLADSVKLYAEAASLMEYCHAALEKTSLQISEIDAKLAGTVQEES, from the coding sequence ATGAGAACACCCAAAAGTTTTGAAGAGGGCATGGAACGGCTGAATACGATCCTTGTTCAGATGCAGAGTGAAGAGACCACCCTTGCAGATTCGGTCAAGCTGTACGCAGAAGCGGCTTCTCTGATGGAGTATTGCCATGCTGCATTGGAAAAGACATCTCTGCAGATCAGCGAGATCGATGCAAAGCTTGCAGGTACAGTGCAGGAGGAAAGCTGA
- a CDS encoding divergent PAP2 family protein, with protein MQFIQNILSFNQILTVSLLGWFVAQVLKTVINFILLGKFQLERMWGDGGMPSAHSATVCAMVIATGRCVGVDSAIFAVASVVAIITMHDAMGVRHETGEQAKVLNQMIDQWIDISEKNAPFLQNMHLKEMVGHTPLQVVAGVLVGIAVGFLYPLV; from the coding sequence ATGCAGTTTATTCAAAACATCCTGTCGTTCAATCAGATCCTGACGGTTTCCCTGCTTGGCTGGTTTGTGGCCCAGGTGCTCAAAACCGTTATCAATTTTATCCTGCTGGGTAAATTCCAGCTGGAGCGCATGTGGGGCGATGGCGGCATGCCCAGCGCGCACAGCGCAACGGTCTGTGCAATGGTTATTGCTACCGGGCGCTGTGTAGGTGTTGATTCTGCTATTTTTGCCGTGGCGAGCGTTGTGGCGATCATCACGATGCACGATGCAATGGGCGTGCGGCATGAGACTGGTGAGCAGGCCAAGGTGCTCAATCAGATGATCGATCAGTGGATCGACATCAGCGAAAAGAACGCACCGTTCCTTCAGAATATGCATCTGAAGGAAATGGTCGGCCATACACCGCTGCAGGTAGTGGCAGGTGTTCTGGTGGGTATAGCAGTTGGTTTTCTGTATCCGCTGGTGTGA